A genomic segment from Thermodesulfobacteriota bacterium encodes:
- a CDS encoding nitroreductase family protein: MPLFEVNRDKCNKDGICAAECPLKIIDMKATGWPVPIPGADALCINCGHCVAVCPTGALSHRLLKPEACLPVNRQWLLSPEQAEHFLRYRRSIRNYKKQPVDRAVIERLIRVARCAPTGHNRQPVKWQVIYRAEDVRRLSGLVIEWMRFMVEKHPRLAGAMHLDLVVAAWEFGVDTVSRGAPHLVLANADVSDISAQSACTIAMTYFDLAAAAFGLGTCWNGFFNAAAMQWQPLKDALGLTAGEANFGAMMLGYPKFTYHRMPDRKEPEIKWT; encoded by the coding sequence ATGCCGTTATTTGAAGTCAACCGGGACAAATGCAATAAAGACGGAATCTGTGCCGCCGAATGCCCGCTGAAGATCATTGATATGAAAGCCACCGGGTGGCCGGTGCCGATTCCCGGCGCCGACGCGCTGTGCATCAACTGCGGCCATTGCGTGGCCGTATGTCCTACCGGCGCTTTATCCCACCGGCTGCTGAAACCCGAAGCGTGCCTGCCGGTCAACCGGCAGTGGCTGCTTTCCCCCGAACAGGCGGAGCATTTTTTGCGGTACCGGCGGTCTATCCGGAACTACAAAAAGCAGCCGGTAGACAGGGCGGTGATTGAACGGCTGATCCGCGTGGCCCGCTGCGCTCCGACCGGCCATAACCGGCAACCGGTCAAATGGCAGGTGATTTACCGGGCCGAAGACGTCCGGCGGTTGAGCGGCCTGGTGATCGAGTGGATGCGTTTCATGGTCGAAAAGCACCCCCGCCTGGCGGGCGCCATGCATCTGGATCTGGTAGTGGCGGCCTGGGAGTTCGGGGTGGACACGGTCAGCCGGGGCGCGCCTCATCTGGTCCTGGCCAACGCCGATGTTTCCGATATTTCCGCCCAAAGCGCCTGCACCATTGCCATGACCTATTTTGATCTGGCCGCCGCCGCCTTCGGACTGGGCACCTGCTGGAACGGATTTTTCAATGCCGCCGCCATGCAGTGGCAGCCGCTTAAAGACGCCCTGGGCCTGACGGCCGGAGAAGCCAATTTCGGCGCCATGATGCTGGGCTACCCGAAGTTTACCTATCACCGTATGCCGGATAGAAAAGAGCCGGAGATAAAATGGACCTGA
- a CDS encoding LL-diaminopimelate aminotransferase, translating to MITINEHYLKLQASYLFSEIASRVRAYQQAHPEAEIIRLGIGDATRPLCRASLEAFHKAVDEMGSEATFRGYGPEQGYAFLREKIAVADYQARGADISADEIFISDGAKCDTGNFQEILATDIRVAIPDPVYPVYLDTNVMAGRTGDYADGRYRNIVYMDCTADNGFLPQLPADPVDLIYLCFPNNPTGSTITRKELARWVDFAAASKALILYDAAYEAFIRDDALPRTIYEIEGARQVAVEFRSFSKTAGFTGTRCAFTVVPKDCRAFDSRGNIHFLHGLWHRRHTTKFNGVSYPVQRAAEAIYSDEGKSQARETIDYYMKNADRITRAMDEIGLSYVGGRHAPYIWVEGKTDSWKLFDRLLTKAGVVCTPGAGFGRCGSRYIRFSAFNSYENVDRAMERVVSALRGDIDS from the coding sequence TTCAGGCCTCCTACCTGTTTTCGGAAATTGCTTCGCGGGTGAGAGCCTACCAGCAGGCTCATCCGGAAGCGGAAATCATCCGGCTGGGTATCGGCGACGCCACCCGTCCCCTGTGCCGGGCCAGCCTGGAGGCGTTTCACAAGGCCGTGGACGAGATGGGCAGCGAGGCCACATTCCGCGGATACGGTCCGGAACAGGGCTACGCGTTTCTGCGGGAAAAGATCGCGGTCGCCGATTATCAGGCTCGCGGCGCCGACATCAGCGCCGACGAGATTTTTATCAGCGACGGGGCCAAATGTGATACCGGTAATTTCCAGGAAATTCTTGCGACCGACATCCGCGTCGCCATACCGGACCCGGTTTATCCCGTTTACCTGGACACCAATGTCATGGCCGGTCGCACCGGAGATTATGCGGACGGGCGCTACCGGAATATCGTCTATATGGATTGCACGGCGGACAATGGTTTTCTGCCCCAGCTGCCGGCCGATCCGGTCGATCTGATTTACCTCTGTTTTCCCAACAACCCGACCGGGTCGACCATTACCCGAAAAGAGCTGGCCCGATGGGTGGATTTCGCCGCTGCCAGCAAGGCCTTGATTTTGTATGATGCCGCCTATGAAGCGTTTATCCGGGACGACGCACTTCCCCGCACGATCTATGAGATAGAAGGCGCCCGCCAGGTGGCCGTGGAGTTCCGCAGTTTTTCCAAAACCGCCGGATTCACCGGCACCCGCTGCGCCTTTACCGTGGTTCCCAAAGATTGCCGCGCCTTTGATTCCCGGGGCAACATCCATTTCCTGCACGGGTTGTGGCATCGCCGGCATACCACCAAGTTCAACGGCGTTTCCTATCCGGTCCAGCGGGCGGCGGAGGCGATCTACAGTGACGAGGGGAAATCCCAGGCCAGAGAGACCATCGATTATTACATGAAAAACGCCGACCGCATCACCCGGGCCATGGATGAAATCGGCCTGTCCTATGTCGGCGGCCGGCACGCGCCGTATATCTGGGTGGAAGGGAAAACCGATTCCTGGAAGCTGTTTGATCGCCTGCTGACAAAGGCCGGCGTGGTTTGCACGCCGGGAGCGGGTTTCGGTCGCTGCGGCTCCCGGTACATCCGTTTTTCCGCATTTAACAGTTATGAGAACGTGGACCGGGCCATGGAGCGGGTGGTGTCGGCTCTGCGCGGCGATATTGATTCGTGA